The following nucleotide sequence is from Streptomyces leeuwenhoekii.
CAGGAACCCGGCGCGCTGATCACCGAGCGGATCGTCGACACCCTGGTCGGCGCGCTGGTCGGCTTCGCCGCCGCCGTGGCCGTCACCAACCGGCGCGCGGGCGACCGCGTCGAGCGCGCGGTGGCCGTCGCGGACCGCGCCCGTGAGCGCGCCGCCCGCCTGCTGGCCGAGCCCCATGCGGCGCCCGGCGCCCTGGACGCCGCCCACCGCGCCTTGGCCGCCGCACTGGTCGAACTGCGGGCCACCGCCGACGCCGCGGCCGGTGAGTGGTGGCAGCGCGCGCTGCCCCAGGAGAGGGTGGTGCGCGCCGAGCAGGCCGGACACCGTACGCTCGCGGCCATGGTCCGCCGCCGGACCGACGCGGCCGGACCAGGACGCGGGGACGACGACGGAGGACGTACGGCCATGACGGCAAGCGGTGGGCGCCCGGTGGACGAGGGCACCGGGGCGGGTACGGCGGCGGGGGACACCGTGGCCGCGGTGGTCCGGCAGTGGCGGGCCGTCCGCCCCGGTCTCGACACCGGACCCATGGAGATCATCGGCCGCATCAACCGCTGCGCCGCCCTCCTCCAGCAGGCCGAAGACGCCCCGCTGCGCCGGGCCGGCCTGAGCCGCGCCGAGTTCGACCTGCTGGGGGCCCTGCGCCGCACCGGTCACGAGCTCACCCCGGGGGAGCTGGCCCGCGAGACCTTCTCCTCGGGCGCCGCCGTCACCAAGCGCCTCAAGCAGCTCACCGAGCGCGGCCTGGTCGAGCGCCGCGGCGACACCCGCGACCGCCGGGTCGCCCACCTCCGCCTCACGGACGCCGGCCGCGACCTCGTCGACGGCATCCTGCCCGAGCAGCTCGCCTACGAGACCGCCGTGCTGTCCGGCATGGACGGCCCGCGGCGGGACGACCTGGCCGCGCTGCTCGGGGAACTGCTCGGCCAGCTCGAAGGACGCCTGGACGCGCTGCGGGCCTGACCCCGGGGCAGCGGGGCAACGGGCCGCACAAGGACACCGGGGGTCGGAGCGCCGGTGTCAGTCCTGGTGCGCCCGGTACACCCCGAACATCGCCCCCTGCGGGTCCCGCAGCACCGCGATGCGCGGCCCCTCGGGAAGCGAGGTCGGCACCATGAGGACACTGCCGGAGCCGCCCGTGGCGTCGGCCGCCGCGGCGTCCACGTCCGCCACCGCGAAGTACGGCAGCCAGTGCGCCGGCACCTCGTGCGGGAACTTGTCGTCCATCGTCACCATGCCGCCGAATTCGGCGCCGCCCACGCGCCACCGGGGGTAGCGCTCCCCGCCGCCGACGCTCCAGCCGAAGACGGCGGCGTAGAAGTCCCGGGCCCGGGCGGGCTCGCGGGTCAGCAGCTCCACCCAGCCCAGCGCCCCGGCCGCGTGGAACAGTCCGGCGCCCGCAAAGGCACGGGCCTGCCACACCTGGAACACCGCCCCGTCCGGATCCGCGGCCACCACGAAGCGGCCCGCGTCGAACACGTCCGCCGGGCCGAGCAGGACCGCCCCGCCGGCCTCCGCCACCCGGCGCGCGGCGTCGTCCGCGTCGTCCACGGCGAAGGAGACGTTCCACGCCACCGGCTGCGCCGGCTGGTACAGCGGGGTCAGTCCGGCCACCGCCGCGTCCCCGAGGTGCGCGATCGTGTAGCCGCCCGCCTGGAGCCGCGCGTCGATCGTCGGGCGCCAGCCGAACAGCTTGGTGTAGAACCGCTTGGCCGCCTCCACGTCGCTGGTCCCCAGCTCGGCCCAGCAGGGCCCGCCGGTCACCGGTCGGTCGAGCTTCATGGCGTCGGGCGTCCCTTCCGCAGACCTGGCCAGGCCCCCCTCCAGCACGCTAAGCCTCCGCCCGGACTCCGGCCATCCGGCACCAAGGCACCGGCGCGGGCGGCCCGGCCCGGCAGCCCCGGGGAGCTCAGATGCCCGGCCGATACCGCAGCGGATGGTCCGCCGGCACCTCCACCAGCACGATCTGCGTCCCGTCCGGATCCGCGATCCACATCTCCACCAGCCCCCACGGCTCCCGCACCGGGGGCCGGGTGATCTCCACGCCCCGCGCCCGCAGCTCCTCGTGGGCCGCGGTGACATCCCCGACCTGGAGCCACAGCCGCACGGCCGGGGAGGGCGGGGTGTCGGAGCGGCCGGAGACCTCCAGGAAGCCGCCGCCCAGGAAGTAGACCGTGCCGCGCTCCGGGCCCGTACCGAACTCCCGGTAGACGGCCAGGCCCAGTCGCTCGCCGTAGAAGGCGCGGGAACGTTCGGGATCGGTGGGGCGGAGCAGGATCCTGCTGCCGAGTACGTGGACCATGCACCCGGAGCCTAACGGCAGCGTTACGCTCGTCCGTGCCCACGCCGCGCCCGAGAACGGGAGACACCACCATGGCCACCACCACGACCGGACTGACGTTCCGCGACGCCGCCGACGCCGACGTGGACGAGCTCGTCGCGCTCATCGAGTCGGCCTACCGCGGGGAGTCCAGCCGGGCCGGGTGGACCACCGAGGCGGACATCCTCCAGGGGCAGCGCACCGACCCGGAGGGCGTGCGGGAGGTCATCACGTCGCCCGACAGCCGGCTGCTGACGGTGGAGCGGGACGGGCGGATCGTGGCCTGCTGCCAGCTCGAGCACCGCGGGCAGTACGCCTACTTCGGGATGTTCGCGGTCAGCCCGGCGCTCCAGGGCGCGGGCCTGGGCAAGACCGTCATCGCCGAGGCCGAGCGGCAGGCCCGTGAGACCTGGGGCGTGACGGAGATGCACATGACCGTGATCTCCGTCCGCGAGGAACTCATCGCCTGGTACGAGCGCCGCGGCTACCGCCGTACGGGACGCATGACGCCCTTCCCGTACGGCGACGAGCGTTTCGGCGTTCCCCAGCGCGCCGACCTGCGGTTCGAGCTGCTGGTCAAGCCGCTGGTGTGATCCTCACGCGGTGAAGCGGCCGGTGCGCTTGATCTCCGGGCGGTCGGTGGTCGCGCCGTCCAGGCCCAGGGCCCGTACCAGGCGCAGGTGGTCCTGGGTGTTCACCACCCAGGCGAAGACCCTCAGGCCCGCCGCGCGTGCCAGCCCCACGATCTCCAGGGTGATCCGGTTGATGTCCAGGCAGAGGGTGGCGGCCCCGGCCTCGACGGCGCGCTCCACGACCTCGGGGCCGTAGTACTGGGCCACCAGCGCCGTCCGCACCCCCGGCACCAGACGCGCGACCTCCATGATCGCCTCCGGGTGGAAGGAGATCACCTCCACCCGGCCTGCCAGGTCCCGCCGGCGCATCACCTCCGCCAGCGTCCGCGCCGCCGCCACGTCCTTGATCTCGGCCTGGAGCGGCACCGACACCGCGTCCAGCACCTCTTCGAAGACCGGGACCCGCTCGCCGTGGCCCGCGTCCAGGGCGCGCAGCTCGGCGAGGGTCTTGCCGGCGATCGGGCCGGTGCCGTCGGTCGTCCGGTCCACGTCCGCGTCGTGCATGACGACCAGGGCGCCGTCCTTGCTCAGGTGCAGGTCGAGTTCGACGACGTCGAGTCCGGCCTGCTCGGCGGCGACGAAGGAACGCAGGGTGTTCTCCGGCTCGACACCCATGACTCCGCGGTGACCGATGGTGAGGAAGTTCAAGGTCCGACTCGCTTCCGTCGACTGCGGCGGGCAGGTCCGCAGCGTAACGCCGGTCGGTGCTCCCTCCCCGCTTCGGTGTGCCCGACAGGAAAACATGCGGTGAAGGCGGGGGTCGGGCAGGATATTTTCCTGAGGTGCCCCTTGCTGAGAGAAACCCCGTACGCATACGGTGTGCCCACGCGAGTTCTCCTGTGGAGGATGGGACATGACGGAAATTCTTGTGCAGGTGGGTGCGGAGGAAAGGGTTCCTCCGGTGGCCAGGGTGGTGGAGCACCCGGCATGGCCCGTGCTCAAGGATGCCGTGGAGCAGATCCGGCCATGGCAGTCCAAGGACGGGTCGATCGACTTCGACGCCGAGGGCGCCCCGCGGCGCGCCGAGGCCGAGGACGCCGTACGCCGAGTCGCCGGCGCCGTCGAGGAGCTGTCCCCGCTGCTCCCGCACGACCGCGCCTACCACGAGGCCCTCGTGAAGGACCTGCGCCGCTGGGCCGAGGACGGCTTCCAGGTACCCGACTTCCTGGACTCGCTGCTGGCCTTCCAGCCGGCCGCCGACCGCCGGGACGGCCTCCAGCACCTGGTCGTCTTCCCGATGTACACCCAGAACGGCAACCCCGACCGCAACCTGGAGGCGGTCGTGCTGCGCATGGTCTGGCCGGAGTGGCTGGCCGAGCTGGAGCGCACCCGCTACGACAACCCGCTGTTCTGCGGCATCACCTTCGAGGACTTCACGGCCGGGTACGACACCAACTCCGCCGTCCTCTTCCCCGAGACCATCGCCGTGCGCGAGGCCCCCGAACGCTTCACCTGGGGCGGCATCTTCTGCGACCGCGAGGCCGCCCGCTTCCGCCGGGTCACCGCCGCCGCCGTCGACATCCTGGGCCTCGAGCTGCCCGAGGACGTCGCCGCCATGGTCCACGACCAGAAGCGCTGCGAAGAGGCGTTCGTGCTGTGGGACATGATCCACGACCGCACCCACAGCCACGGCGACCTGCCGTTCGACCCGTTCATGATCAAGCAGCGCCAGCCGTTCTGGATGTACGGACTGGAGGAGCTGCGCTGCGACCTCACCGCCTTCAAGGAGGCCGTGAAGCTGGCGGCCGACGGCGTCCCGCAGGCCCGTGACGTGCAGTACGCGGTGCTGTTCGACCGCATGTTCCGCTTCCCGGTCACCGGCGAGCGGGTCCGCAACTACGACGGCCTCGGCGGCCAGCTCCTCTTCGCCTACCTGCACAAGCACGACGTCGTGCGCTGGACCGACAACAAGCTCTCGATCGACTGGGAGCGCGCCCCGCAGGTCACCAACCAGTTGTGCGCCGAGATCGAGAAGCTGTACCGGGACGGCATCGACCGGCCCAAGCTCGTCCACTGGTTCGCCGGGTACGAGCTGGTCTCCGCCTATCTGGCCCCGCACCCCGGCTCGAAGTGGGCCAAGGGACCGGACGCCCTGGACCTGACCCAGCCGCCGCGCAAGCTCGTGGACGACGTGCTTCCGGACGAGTTTCCGCTGAGCATGTTCTACGAGGCGCTGTCCAAGAAACTGAAGAACGTGATCGCCTCCACCAAGGGCATCACGGCGGACGGCACGGAGCGGGTGGCCGCGTGAGCGGCCGCACCACGGACAAGGCTCGGGAGGCGAGGACCATGGGGAACGGGGCGCTCGACGGCGCGGTGATCGCGGTGGCCGGTGCGGGCGGACCCGCCGGCCGGGCCGCGCTGCTGCGGCTCGCCGAGGCGGGGGCGACCGTCGTCGGCTCGGACAACGACCCGCAGCGGCTGGCGGAGGCCGTGGACGCGGCGCGCTACGCGCACGGCGGAGCCACGGTCACCGGCGAGACGGTCGACCTGCTCGACCTGGACGCCACCAAGGGCTGGGCGGACCGGATCGAGAAGGAGTACGGCCGCGTCGACGGCCTGGTCCATCTCGTCGGCGGCTGGCGCGGCAGCCAGACCTTCACCAAGACGAACCTCGACGACTGGGACCTCCTCGAGAAGCTGCTGATCCGCACGGTGCAGCACACCTCCCTCGCCTTCCACGAGCCGCTCCAGCGCAGCGACCGCGGACGCTACGTCCTGATCAGCGCCGCGGGCGCCACCAAGCCCACCGCGGGCAACGCCGCCTACTCGGCCGCCAAGGCCGCCGCCGAGGCGTGGACACTGGCCATGGCCGACTACTTCCGCAAGGCGGGGGGCGAGCAGGGGCCGACGTCCGCGGCTGCGATCCTGGTGGTGAAGGCGTTGGTGCACGACGCGATGCGCGCCGAGCGCCCCAACGCGAAGTTCGCGGGCTTCACGGACGTCGGGGATCTGGCCGAGGCCGTCGCCGGCGTCTGGGACAAGCCCGCCGCGGAAGTGAACGGAACCCGTCTGTGGCTGACCGAGAAGCCGTGAACCGACCCAGGACCGACGCGCGTCGTCATCACGACCCCGAGGTCCGTGGTTTCGCCAGCGACAACTACGCCGGCGCCCACCCCGAGGTACTCGCCGCCCTGGCCCTGGCCAACGGCGGGCACCAGGTCGCCTACGGCGAGGACGCGTACACGGAGAACCTCCAGCGCGTCGTCCGCGGCCACTTCGGGGCGACGGCCGAGGCGTTCCCCGTCTTCAACGGCACCGGGGCCAACGTCGTGGCGCTCCAGTCGGTCACCGACCGCTGGGGCGCGGTGATCTGCGCCGAGAGCGCGCACATCAACGTCGACGAGTGCGGGGCGCCGGAGCGGGTCGGCGGACTGAAGCTGCTCACCGTCCCCACCCCCGACGGCAAGCTCACCCCCGAGCTGATCGACCGGCAGGCCTACGGCTGGGACGACGAGCACCGTGCCATGCCGCAGGTCGTCTCGATCACCCAGAGCACCGAGCTCGGCACCCTCTACACCCCCGAGGAGATCCGGGCCATCTGCGAGCACGCCCACGCGCGCGGGATGAAGGTCCACCTCGACGGCTCCCGGATAGCCAACGCCGCCGCCTCCCTGGACGTGCCCATGCGGACGTTCACCAACGCGGCCGGGGTCGACATCCTCTCCCTGGGCGGCACCAAGAACGGCGCCCTGTTCGGCGAGGCCGTCGTCGTCATCAACCAGGACGCCGTCCGCCACATGAAGCACCTGCGCAAGCTGTCCATGCAGCTCGCCTCCAAGATGCGCTTCGTCTCCGTGCAGTTGGAGGCGCTGCTCGCCAAGGACCTGTGGCTGCGCAACGCCCGGCACGCCAACGAGATGGCTCAGCGCCTCGCCGAGGGGGTCCGGGCGGTGCACGGGGTGGAGATCCTCTACCCGGTGCAGGCCAACGCGGTCTTCGCCCGGCTGCCGCACGAGGTGAGCGAGCGTCTGCAGAAGCGGTTCCGCTTCTACTTCTGGGACGAGGCCGCGGGCGACGTCCGCTGGATGTGCGCCTTCGACACCACCGAGGAGGACGTGGACACCTTCGTGGCGGCCCTCAAGGAGGAGATGGCCCGCTAGGGCCGGGCACACGGCGAAGCAGGACACAGCAATGCATAGATATGCAGTCACCTGAAAAGTCATTGACTGACGGGTGATCGCGTTCCTATGCTCTGCGGGCATGGAGCTGATTCAGGAAAACCCCGACCTTTCCGCCTACTTGGCTGCCGACGAGGTCATCGACCATGACCATTTGGTGGTACGGAAGACGGCCGCGCGCCTCGCCAAGGAGGCGGAGGACTCGTATGCCTATGCCCGCCTGGCCTTCGAGTTCGTCCGCGACGTGATCCCGCACTCGCAGGACTCCGGTGATCTGCGCGTCACCTGGAGGGCCTCCGACGTCCTGGAGCAGGGCACCGGCATCTGCTACGCCAAGGCCCACGCGCTGACCGCGCTGCTGCGGGCCGAGGACATCCCCACCGCTCTGTGCTACCAGCGCCTGCTGCACGACGATGGCGCCGGACACGTGGTGCACGGGCTGGTCGCCGTCCGCTTCGGCGGCGCCTGGCACCGCCAGGACCCGCGCGGCAACAAGCCCGGCGTGGACGCCCGCTTCTCCCTGGACGGGGAGCGGCTCGCCTTCCTCCCCGACCCCGCGTCCGGCGAGGTGGACTACCCGCTGCTCCACGCGGAACCGCATCCGGCCGTGCTGGGCGCCCTGAAAGCGGCGCCCGACCGGCCGCACCTGTGGCAGACGCTCCCGGCCGGGCTGTGAGGCGAGGCGGGGCCGCGCGCTCGCCGCGTCCGCCGAGGCGCCCGTACCGAGACGGCGGCCCGATCCGCCGTACCACCGGAGGCGCCCGCCCCCGGAGCGGGGGCCGCCGCACGCTCCGCACGGGGCCACCGCGCCGCTCCTCCGTCCTGCCGGGACGCCGAACGGCTGCCGGCACGGATGGATGGCCCCCGGGGCCTGTCCGGTTCCCGGGTCACGGAGGCGAGGCGGTCGTGGCCGGGGCGCTCAGTGCGCCTCCTCCGCGCGGACCTCCTGCGCGCGGACCTCTTCCGCCGTGGGCGCCGTGCCGCCGAGGTGGGCAGGCATCCACCAGGTGTCGTCCGGGCCCTTGGGGCGCACCGGATAGGCGCGCTGCGCGGCCTCCAGCAGCTCCTGCACCCGCTCGCGCACCCGGCGCGTGATCGCGCCCGCGTACTGCTCGCGGGACGCCTCGATCGCCTCGCCGACCCTTATCGTGATGGGGATGTGGCTGCGCTTGAAGTTGCGCGGGTGGCCCTTGGTCCACAGCCGCTGCGTGCCCCACACCGCCATCGGGATCAGCGGGACGCCCGCCTCCTGGGCCAGGCGCGCGGCACCCGACTTGAAGCTCTTGAGCGTGAACGACTGCGAGATGGTCGCCTCCGGGAAGACTCCGACGATCTCGCCCGACCGCAGGGAGTCCAGCGCGTGCGCGTAGGCGGCCTCCCCCTGGTTGCGGTCGACCGGGATGTGCTTCATCCCGCGCATCAGCGGGCCGGAGATCCGGTGGCGGAAGACGGACTCCTTCGCCATGAAGCGCACGAGGCGCTTCTGCGGCAGCGCCGCCAGTCCGTTGAAGATGAAGTCCAGGTAGCTGATGTGGTTGCTCACCAGCACGGCGCCGCCCGAGCGCGGAATGTTCTCCGATCCTCGGCAGTCGATCTGGAGGTCCCACACCTTGAACATGGTGCGGGCGAGACCGACGACGGGGCGGTAGACGAGTTCTGCCATGGGCCGGACGGACCCTTCCTGCTCTGCCTGGGAAGGGACTCCCAGTCGAAAGTTACGCGGCCGTAGGTTTACGGCATGTCGCAGATGGTGCCCGAAGAACGGCCGGTGAACCAGTCTTGGTGCCCGTCGGCGGCGTAATCCTCGTCACGTCCCGTCTTTGACCCGGTTTTTGCCCCCTGGTTACTCCCCGCCTACCTCCCTCGCCTCGCCGTGGCCTCCGTGGCGCCGGCCTCTCGCGCGCATCACACGCCCCGCGGCGGACACCCGGAGAAGGGCGGGAATCTTCGCGGCCCGGCGAGCGCTTCCGACAGGGGCGGCCGGACCGGACCGGTGCGCCCCGGTGGTTACGGCGGTGAGCGGCCACGGCACCGGACGACGGACACGACAGTGGGAGAGGGCGCGTGCGCGAACGGGACGACGGAGTGCGGCTGGATGCCGCCCGGCTGGGCACCGCTCTCGGCGAACGCGCCACGCTCGTGCAGTTCTCCAGTGCCTTCTGCGCCCCCTGCCGGGCCACCCGGCGCATCCTGGGTGAGGTGGCGCGCATGGTGCCGGGCGTCGTCCATGTCGAGATCGACGCCGAGGCCCGTCTCGGCCTGGTCCGCGCGCTGGACATCCTCAAGACGCCGACGGTCCTCGTGCTGGACGCGGACGGCCGGATCGTGCGGCGCGCCGCCGGGCAGCCGCGCACCGCGGACGTGATCGCCGCTCTGGGGGAGGCCGTATGACGCGCCCCGCCGGGGCCGCCGCCCGTCGTCCGACGCCTGGGGACGGCCCCGCGCCGGTCCCGCCCGGTGCGGGCACGCCCGCACGCGCCGCTCCCGATCTGCTGCGGTCCGTCTTCCGGCGCCACGCCGCGGGGGTCGCCGTCATCACCGCGGGCGGCGAGCGGGGCCCGGCCGGATTCACCGCCACCTCCCTCGCCTCCGTCTCCGCCGAGCCCCCGATGCTCTCCTTCGGGGTCGCCACCGGCGCCTCGAGCTGGCCCGCCATCGCCGCCGCCGGCCACGTCGGCGTGCACATACTCGGTGAGCACCAGCGGGAGCTCGCCGCCACCTTCGCCCGCAGCGGCGCCGACCGCTTCGGCCCGTCCACCGCCTGGCGCGAGGGTCCCGAGGGCGTGCCCGTCCTCGACGGTGTCCTCGCCTGGCTGGTGGGCCGCGTCGTCGCCCGCGTCCCCGCCGGCGACCACCGCGTGGTGCTGGCCGAGGTGGTGCACGGCGACTGCGCCGGACCCGGCCGGCCGCTCCTGTACCACCAGGGACGCTTCACCGCCCTGCGTGACTGACCGGCCCGGGGCGCTTCTGCGGAACGGTCGGGTTCCGGTTACGCTGCGTTGCGAAGGTCACAGTTCAAAGCGCTTGCTTAGCGGGCATGAACTCGATGTACTGACGAGTAATATTCCGGCAGGGAGTGCGGGGACGCCCCGGCCGGGATCGGCCGCTTGGGGCGCCTATGCTGCCTGCAAGCAGGCAGCACTGAAATGTCGACGCAGTAGGAGAGCCGGCGTGAGCTTGAGGATCGTTGTCACCGTGAAGTACGTGCCCGACGCCACTGGCGACCGGCACTTCGCCGATGACCTGACCGTCGACCGTGACGACGTGGACGGTCTGCTCTCCGAACTGGACGAGTACGCGGTCGAGCAGGCGCTGCAGATCTCGGAGAACTCCGACGACGACGTGGAGATCACCGTTCTGACGGTGGGCCCCGAGGACGCCAAGGACGCGCTGCGCAAGGCGCTGTCCATGGGTGCGGACAAGGCGATCCACGTCGAGGACGACGACCTGCACGGCACCGACGCCATCGGCACCTCCCTGGTGCTGGCCAAGGCGATCGAGAAGGCCGGTTACGACCTGGTGATCTCCGGCATGGCCTCCACCGACGGCACCATGGGTGTCGTTCCCGCGCTGCTGGCGGAGCGCCTGGGCGTGCCGCAGGTGACGCTGCTGTCCGAGGTGAGCGTCGAGGACGGCGTGGTCAAGGGCCGCCGCGACGGCGACACCGCGTCGGAGCAGTTGGAGGCGTCCCTGCCGGCGGTGGTCTCGGTCACCGACCAGTCGGGCGAGGCCCGTTACCCCTCCTTCAAGGGCATCATGGCGGCCAAGAAGAAGCCGGTGGAGTCCTGGGACCTGTCGGACCTCGACATCGACGAGGACGAGGTCGGTCTCGAGGGCGCCTACACGACGGTCGACGCGGCGACCGAGCGTCCGGCCCGCACCGCGGGCACGATCGTCAAGGACGAGGGCGAGGGCGGCAAGCAGCTCGCTGAGTTCCTCGCGAGCCAGAAGTTCATCTGAGGGTCCCGGCCCCTCACCGCCGCTCACGACTTCGCGATTCCGCAAGGAGATCCATCCCATGGCTGAAGTTCTCGTCTACGTCGACCACGTGGACGGTGCCGTCCGCAAGCCCACGCTGGAGCTGCTCACCCTCGCCCGCCGCATCGGCGACCCGGTCGCCGTCGCCCTCGGCAACGGCGCCGCCGACACCGCCGCCACGCTCGCCGAGCACGGCGCGGTGAAGGTCCTCACCCACGACGCGTCCGAGTACGCGGAGTACCTGGTCGTGCCGAAGGTGGACGCGCTGCAGGCCGCCCACGAGGCCGTCTCCCCGGTCGCCGTGCTCGTCCCCTCCTCGACGGAGGGCAAGGAGATCGCCGCGCGTCTGGCGCTGCGCATCGGCTCGGGCATCATCACCGACGCCGTCGACCTGGAGGCCGGCGACGAGGGCCCGGTGGCCACCCAGTCGGTGTTCGCCGCGTCCTACACCACCAAGTCCCGCGTCACCAAGGGCACCCCGGTCATCACGGTCAAGCCGAACTCGGCCGCCGTGGAGTCCGCGCCGGCCGCCGGTGCGGTCGAGGCCCTGTCGGTGACCTTCTCGGAGAAGGCGACCGGCACCAGGATCACGGGCCGTACGCCGCGTGAGTCGACCGGCCGCCCGGAGCTGACCGAGGCCGCGATCGTGGTCTCCGGCGGCCGTGGTGTCAACGGCGCGGAGAACTTCTCGGTCATCGAGGCCCTGGCCGACGAGCTGGGTGCCGCCGTGGGCGCCTCGCGCGCCGCGGTGGACGCGGGCTGGTACCCGCACACCAACCAGGTCGGCCAGACCGGCAAGTCGGTCTCCCCGCAGCTCTACATCGCCTCCGGCATCTCCGGCGCGATTCAGCACCGCGCCGGCATGCAGACCTCCAAGACGATCGTGGCGATCAACAAGGACCCCGAGGCCCCGATCTTCGAGCTGGTCGACTACGGCGTCGTCGGCGACCTCTTCGACGTCGTCCCGCAGCTCACCGAGGAGATCAAGACCCGCAAGGGCTGAGCCCTCCGCGTCACTCCCGCGGCCCCGCGTCCCGCGCCGGACCGCACCGAGGCCCCCGCGACCGTCCGTGGTCGCGGGGGCCTCGGCCGTCCCGGAGGCCGTCGCGCGCCCGGTCCGCCGTCCCCTCCGGTGCTGTACTGGACGTCAAAAGGGGCGTCCCGTCCGGAAAGAGGGTGTTGACCGGCGGGAAGGTCGGCGGATAACTTCGCTCTGCGGATTATTGATTCCGTACAACGGAAAATAGGAGGGTGTGGAATGGGTCAGCAGGAGAAGGTGGCGACGAGCCTCGCGGGCACCGTGAGCGAGGAGATCAGCGCCTCCCTCGCACCGGTCGACGCGGAGCTGGAACGCCGCTACCCCGGAGACCCCGGCACCCGCCAGCCCGTCCACACCGTCTACGTGCCGGGCGACGTCTTCGCCGCCGACACCATCCGCTCCTGGGGCGACCGGGCGCTCGCGGCCCTCGACGAGCACGCCCCCGACGCCGCGTCCTTCGCCGCCGTCCTCGGGCTGTCCGACGACCTCGCCGAGCCGGTGTACTCCCGGGTGCGCGCCAAGCTGGAGCGCGAACCCATCGAGGACCTGCGCATCGACTTCGAGGACGGCTACGGCAACCGCCCCGACGCCGAGGAGGACGAGGCCGCCGCCCGCGCGGCCCGCCTCGTCTCCGAGGCGTACGCCCAGGGCACCGCCGCCCCGTACATGGGCATCCGGATGAAGTGCATGGAAGCGGCGGTGCGCGACCGGGGCATCCGCACCCTCGACGTCTTCCTCACCGGCCTGGTGGAGGCCGGCGGCCTGCCGGACGGGCTGGTGCTGACCCTGCCCAAGGTGACCTACCCGGAGCAGGTCACCGCCATGGCACGCCTGCTGGAGGCGTTCGAGAAGGCGCACGGCCTGGAGCCCGGCCGGATCGGCTTCGAGATCCAGATCGAGACCAGCCAGTCGATCCTCGGCCCCGACGGCACCGCCACCGTCGCCCGCATGATTCAGGCCGCCGAGGGCCGCGCCACCGGCCTGCATTACGGCACCTTCGACTACAGCGCCTGCCTCGGCGTCTCCGCCGCATACCAGGCCAGCGACCACCCGGCCGCCGACCACGCCAAGGCCGTCA
It contains:
- a CDS encoding lysophospholipid acyltransferase family protein, with translation MAELVYRPVVGLARTMFKVWDLQIDCRGSENIPRSGGAVLVSNHISYLDFIFNGLAALPQKRLVRFMAKESVFRHRISGPLMRGMKHIPVDRNQGEAAYAHALDSLRSGEIVGVFPEATISQSFTLKSFKSGAARLAQEAGVPLIPMAVWGTQRLWTKGHPRNFKRSHIPITIRVGEAIEASREQYAGAITRRVRERVQELLEAAQRAYPVRPKGPDDTWWMPAHLGGTAPTAEEVRAQEVRAEEAH
- a CDS encoding flavin reductase family protein; its protein translation is MTRPAGAAARRPTPGDGPAPVPPGAGTPARAAPDLLRSVFRRHAAGVAVITAGGERGPAGFTATSLASVSAEPPMLSFGVATGASSWPAIAAAGHVGVHILGEHQRELAATFARSGADRFGPSTAWREGPEGVPVLDGVLAWLVGRVVARVPAGDHRVVLAEVVHGDCAGPGRPLLYHQGRFTALRD
- a CDS encoding electron transfer flavoprotein subunit beta/FixA family protein, which translates into the protein MSLRIVVTVKYVPDATGDRHFADDLTVDRDDVDGLLSELDEYAVEQALQISENSDDDVEITVLTVGPEDAKDALRKALSMGADKAIHVEDDDLHGTDAIGTSLVLAKAIEKAGYDLVISGMASTDGTMGVVPALLAERLGVPQVTLLSEVSVEDGVVKGRRDGDTASEQLEASLPAVVSVTDQSGEARYPSFKGIMAAKKKPVESWDLSDLDIDEDEVGLEGAYTTVDAATERPARTAGTIVKDEGEGGKQLAEFLASQKFI
- a CDS encoding electron transfer flavoprotein subunit alpha/FixB family protein; this encodes MAEVLVYVDHVDGAVRKPTLELLTLARRIGDPVAVALGNGAADTAATLAEHGAVKVLTHDASEYAEYLVVPKVDALQAAHEAVSPVAVLVPSSTEGKEIAARLALRIGSGIITDAVDLEAGDEGPVATQSVFAASYTTKSRVTKGTPVITVKPNSAAVESAPAAGAVEALSVTFSEKATGTRITGRTPRESTGRPELTEAAIVVSGGRGVNGAENFSVIEALADELGAAVGASRAAVDAGWYPHTNQVGQTGKSVSPQLYIASGISGAIQHRAGMQTSKTIVAINKDPEAPIFELVDYGVVGDLFDVVPQLTEEIKTRKG
- a CDS encoding DUF6986 family protein: MGQQEKVATSLAGTVSEEISASLAPVDAELERRYPGDPGTRQPVHTVYVPGDVFAADTIRSWGDRALAALDEHAPDAASFAAVLGLSDDLAEPVYSRVRAKLEREPIEDLRIDFEDGYGNRPDAEEDEAAARAARLVSEAYAQGTAAPYMGIRMKCMEAAVRDRGIRTLDVFLTGLVEAGGLPDGLVLTLPKVTYPEQVTAMARLLEAFEKAHGLEPGRIGFEIQIETSQSILGPDGTATVARMIQAAEGRATGLHYGTFDYSACLGVSAAYQASDHPAADHAKAVMQVAAAGTGVRVSDGSTNVLPVGPTEQVHDAWRLHFGLTRRALARAYYQGWDMHPGHIPTRYAAVFAFYREGFEQAAGRLARYASHTGGDVMDEPATAKALSGYLLRGLDCGALDTAEVARLTGLTRADLEGFAAPRRGDLTASAQ